In a genomic window of Variovorax paradoxus:
- the ugpA gene encoding sn-glycerol-3-phosphate ABC transporter permease UgpA, giving the protein MEKRVIFRSNWLPWALLAPQLFIVGVFFFWPAGQALVQSLQQQDAFGNSITWVGLENFEALWNDSTYMASFHTTIVFSVLVTVLGLSIALVLAVFADRVVRGTRFYRSVLILPYAVAPVVTGLLWSFMFSSSIGIVAYWLKKIGFNWNHLLNGDHAMALVVMASVWKQISYNFLFFLAGLQSIPKSLIEAASMDGARPMRRFWTIQFPLLTPTTFFLLVINMVYAFFDTFAIIDATTQGGPGKDTATLVYRVYFDGFRGMDFGGAAAQSVVLMVIVIALTVVQFRYVEKKVQY; this is encoded by the coding sequence ATGGAAAAACGCGTCATCTTTCGTTCGAACTGGCTGCCCTGGGCATTGCTGGCGCCGCAACTGTTCATCGTCGGCGTCTTCTTCTTCTGGCCCGCGGGCCAGGCGCTGGTGCAGTCGCTGCAGCAGCAGGACGCCTTCGGCAACTCGATCACCTGGGTGGGGCTGGAGAACTTCGAGGCGCTGTGGAACGACAGCACCTACATGGCCTCGTTCCACACGACCATCGTCTTTTCGGTGCTGGTGACGGTGCTGGGCCTGAGCATCGCCCTGGTGCTGGCGGTGTTCGCCGATCGGGTGGTGCGCGGCACGCGCTTCTACCGCAGCGTGCTGATCCTGCCGTACGCGGTCGCCCCCGTCGTGACCGGCCTGCTGTGGTCGTTCATGTTTTCCTCCTCGATCGGCATCGTGGCCTACTGGCTCAAGAAGATCGGCTTCAACTGGAACCACCTGCTCAACGGCGACCACGCCATGGCGCTGGTCGTGATGGCCTCTGTCTGGAAGCAGATCTCCTACAACTTCCTGTTCTTCCTCGCGGGGCTGCAGTCGATCCCGAAGTCGCTGATCGAGGCCGCCTCCATGGACGGCGCGCGCCCGATGCGCCGCTTCTGGACCATCCAGTTCCCGCTGCTGACGCCGACCACCTTCTTCCTGCTGGTGATCAACATGGTGTACGCCTTCTTCGACACCTTCGCGATCATCGACGCCACCACCCAGGGCGGCCCCGGCAAGGACACGGCCACGCTGGTCTACCGCGTGTACTTCGACGGCTTCCGCGGCATGGACTTCGGCGGCGCCGCGGCCCAGTCGGTGGTGCTGATGGTGATCGTCATCGCGCTGACGGTGGTGCAGTTCCGCTACGTCGAGAAGAAGGTCCAGTACTGA
- a CDS encoding FAD/FMN-binding oxidoreductase, which translates to MNAPTALNALLSQAAEPARLREIPYNYTSFSDREIVIRLLGERAWELLQTLRAERRTGRSARMLYEVLGDIWVVQRNPYLIDDLLDNPRRRGLLVDALRHRLAEVQKRRTPDSDLPRDQLVGELTARVGEAVQAFDTLFRDIAALRRKATRVLGRLTAKDNIKFDGLSRVAHVTDATDWRVEYPFVVLCPDTEAEMALLVKGCIELGLTIIPRGGGTGYTGGAIPLTWNSVVINTEKLEAMTEVELVALPGLEAPVPTIWTEAGVVTQRVADAAERSGYVFAVDPTSAEASCVGGNVAMNAGGKKAVLWGTALDNLASWRMVTPQAEWLEVTRIGHNLGKIHDAESALFELQYFAADGKTPLRTERLDIPGRTFRKEGLGKDVTDKFLSGLPGIQKEGCDGLITSCRWVVHRMPAHTRTVCLEFFGNAKDAVPSIVEIKDFMFAEQKRSGVLLAGLEHLDDRYLKAVGYATKSKKHGGLPKMVLFGDIAGDDADAVARVTSEVVRIANSRSGEGFIAISPEARKKFWLDRKRTAAISRHTNAFKINEDVVIPLPRMAEYSDGIERINIELSLRNKLALVDELEKFFVHGNLPLGKTDDANEIPSAELLEDRVAQAVALLQEVRALWAGWLDEVDALFPQLQDHSLRASWKTQLRQPLSAIFAGAAFAPILAECTAIHKRVLKGRVWVALHMHAGDGNVHTNIPVNSDNYEMLQTAHEAVARIMKLARHLDGVISGEHGIGITKLEFLSDEELRPFAEYKQRIDPEGRFNKGKLLREPGAGAQSLHADLTNAYTPSFGLMGHESIIMQQSDIGAIADSVKDCLRCGKCKPVCATHVPRANLLYSPRNKILATSLLVEAFLYEEQTRRGVSIKHWEEFEDVADHCTVCHKCLTPCPVKIDFGDVSMNMRNLLRKMGQKSFRPGNAAAMFFLNATNPQTIKAVRAGMVGIGFKAQRMANDLLRGLAKKQTAAPPASLGPAPIKEQVIHFINKKMPGNLPKKTARALLDIEDADYVPIIRNPKATTSETEAVFYFPGCGSERLFSQVGLATQAMLWHAGVQTVLPPGYLCCGYPQRGSGQFDKAEKMITDNRVLFHRVANTLNYLDIKTVVVSCGTCYDQLQGYQFDKIFPGCRIIDIHEYLLEKGITLGDAGGAGYLYHDPCHTPMKQQDPMKTVKALVGDNVLKNDRCCGESGTLGVSRPDISTQIRFRKEEELKKGEAALRDGGKIGAGENVKILTSCPSCLQGLSRYGSDLNSGLLEADYIVVEMANKILGADWMPAYVAAANQGGIERVLV; encoded by the coding sequence ATGAATGCTCCGACCGCGTTGAACGCGCTGCTGTCGCAGGCCGCAGAGCCTGCACGACTGCGTGAGATCCCCTACAACTACACCAGCTTCTCCGATCGCGAGATCGTGATCCGCCTGCTGGGCGAGCGCGCCTGGGAATTGCTCCAGACGCTGCGCGCCGAGCGCCGCACCGGCCGATCGGCGCGCATGCTCTACGAGGTGCTCGGCGACATCTGGGTCGTGCAGCGCAACCCCTACCTGATCGACGACCTGCTCGACAACCCGCGCCGCCGCGGCCTGCTGGTCGATGCGCTGCGGCATCGCCTGGCCGAGGTGCAGAAGCGCCGCACGCCCGACAGCGACCTGCCGCGCGACCAGCTCGTGGGCGAGCTCACCGCCCGCGTCGGCGAGGCCGTGCAGGCCTTCGACACCCTGTTTCGCGACATCGCCGCGCTGCGCCGCAAGGCCACGCGCGTGCTGGGCCGGCTCACGGCCAAGGACAACATCAAGTTCGACGGCCTCTCGCGCGTGGCCCACGTCACCGATGCCACCGACTGGCGCGTGGAGTACCCCTTCGTCGTGCTGTGCCCCGACACCGAGGCCGAGATGGCGCTGCTGGTCAAGGGCTGCATCGAGCTGGGCCTGACCATCATTCCGCGCGGCGGCGGCACCGGCTACACCGGCGGCGCGATCCCGCTGACCTGGAACAGCGTGGTCATCAACACCGAGAAGCTCGAGGCGATGACCGAGGTCGAGCTGGTTGCGCTGCCCGGCCTCGAGGCGCCCGTGCCCACCATCTGGACCGAGGCCGGCGTGGTCACGCAGCGCGTGGCCGACGCGGCCGAGCGCTCGGGCTACGTGTTCGCGGTCGACCCGACCTCGGCCGAGGCCTCGTGCGTCGGCGGCAATGTCGCGATGAACGCCGGCGGCAAGAAGGCCGTGCTGTGGGGCACCGCACTCGACAACCTGGCCTCGTGGCGCATGGTCACGCCGCAGGCCGAATGGCTCGAGGTCACGCGCATCGGCCACAACCTCGGCAAGATCCACGACGCCGAGAGCGCGCTGTTCGAGCTCCAGTACTTCGCGGCCGACGGCAAGACGCCGCTGCGCACCGAGCGCCTCGACATCCCGGGCCGCACCTTCCGCAAGGAAGGCCTCGGCAAGGACGTGACCGACAAGTTCCTCTCGGGCCTGCCGGGCATCCAGAAGGAAGGCTGCGACGGCCTGATCACGAGCTGCCGCTGGGTGGTGCACCGCATGCCGGCGCACACGCGCACCGTCTGCCTCGAGTTCTTCGGCAATGCCAAGGACGCGGTGCCCAGCATCGTCGAGATCAAGGACTTCATGTTCGCCGAGCAGAAGCGCTCGGGCGTGCTGCTGGCCGGCCTCGAGCACCTCGACGACCGCTACCTGAAGGCCGTGGGCTACGCCACCAAGTCGAAGAAGCACGGCGGCCTGCCGAAGATGGTGCTGTTCGGCGACATCGCGGGCGACGACGCCGACGCGGTGGCGCGCGTCACCTCCGAGGTGGTGCGCATCGCCAACTCGCGCAGCGGCGAGGGCTTCATCGCCATCAGCCCCGAGGCGCGCAAGAAGTTCTGGCTCGACCGCAAGCGCACCGCCGCGATCAGCCGCCACACCAACGCCTTCAAGATCAACGAGGACGTGGTGATCCCGCTGCCGCGCATGGCCGAGTACAGCGACGGCATCGAGCGCATCAACATCGAGCTGTCGCTGCGCAACAAGCTCGCGCTGGTCGACGAGCTCGAGAAGTTCTTCGTGCACGGCAACCTGCCGCTGGGCAAGACCGACGACGCCAACGAGATCCCCTCGGCCGAGCTGCTCGAGGACCGCGTGGCGCAGGCCGTGGCGCTGCTGCAGGAGGTGCGCGCGCTGTGGGCCGGCTGGCTCGACGAGGTCGATGCGCTGTTCCCGCAGCTGCAGGACCATTCGCTGCGCGCGAGCTGGAAGACCCAGCTGCGCCAGCCGCTGTCGGCGATCTTCGCGGGCGCCGCCTTCGCGCCGATCCTGGCCGAGTGCACGGCGATCCACAAGCGCGTGCTCAAGGGCCGCGTGTGGGTCGCGCTGCACATGCACGCGGGCGACGGCAACGTGCACACCAACATCCCGGTCAACAGCGACAACTACGAGATGCTGCAGACCGCGCACGAGGCGGTCGCGCGCATCATGAAGCTGGCGCGCCATCTCGACGGCGTGATCTCGGGCGAGCACGGCATCGGCATCACCAAGCTCGAGTTCCTGTCGGACGAGGAACTGCGCCCCTTCGCCGAATACAAGCAGCGCATCGATCCCGAAGGTCGCTTCAACAAGGGCAAGCTGCTGCGCGAGCCGGGCGCCGGCGCGCAGTCGCTGCATGCCGACCTGACCAACGCCTACACGCCGAGCTTCGGCTTGATGGGGCACGAGTCGATCATCATGCAGCAGAGCGACATCGGCGCCATCGCCGACAGCGTCAAGGACTGCCTGCGCTGCGGCAAGTGCAAGCCGGTGTGCGCCACCCACGTGCCGCGCGCCAACCTGCTCTACAGCCCGCGCAACAAGATCCTCGCGACCTCGCTGCTGGTCGAGGCCTTCCTCTACGAGGAGCAGACCCGGCGCGGCGTGAGCATCAAGCACTGGGAGGAGTTCGAGGACGTGGCCGACCACTGCACGGTGTGCCACAAGTGCCTCACGCCCTGCCCGGTGAAGATCGACTTCGGCGACGTGTCGATGAACATGCGCAACCTGCTGCGCAAGATGGGGCAGAAGAGCTTCCGCCCCGGCAACGCGGCCGCGATGTTCTTCCTCAACGCGACCAATCCGCAGACCATCAAGGCGGTGCGCGCGGGCATGGTGGGCATCGGCTTCAAGGCGCAGCGCATGGCCAACGACCTGCTGCGCGGCCTCGCGAAGAAGCAGACGGCGGCGCCGCCGGCCTCGCTCGGACCGGCGCCGATCAAGGAGCAGGTGATCCACTTCATCAACAAGAAGATGCCGGGCAACCTGCCGAAGAAGACGGCGCGCGCGCTGCTCGACATCGAGGACGCGGACTACGTGCCGATCATCCGCAACCCCAAGGCCACGACCTCGGAGACCGAGGCGGTGTTCTATTTCCCGGGCTGCGGGTCGGAGCGGCTGTTCTCGCAGGTGGGGCTGGCGACGCAGGCCATGCTCTGGCATGCGGGCGTGCAGACGGTGCTGCCGCCGGGCTACCTGTGCTGCGGCTATCCGCAGCGCGGCAGCGGCCAGTTCGACAAGGCCGAGAAGATGATCACCGACAACCGCGTGCTGTTCCACCGGGTGGCGAACACGCTCAACTACCTCGACATCAAGACGGTGGTGGTGAGTTGCGGCACCTGCTACGACCAGTTGCAGGGCTACCAGTTCGACAAGATCTTCCCGGGCTGCCGGATCATCGACATCCACGAGTACCTGCTCGAGAAGGGCATCACCCTGGGCGATGCCGGCGGTGCCGGCTACCTCTACCACGACCCCTGCCACACGCCGATGAAGCAGCAGGACCCGATGAAGACGGTGAAGGCGCTGGTCGGCGACAACGTGCTCAAGAACGACCGCTGCTGCGGCGAGTCGGGCACGCTGGGCGTGTCGCGGCCCGACATCTCGACGCAGATCCGCTTCCGCAAGGAAGAGGAACTGAAGAAGGGCGAGGCCGCGCTGCGCGACGGCGGCAAGATCGGCGCCGGCGAGAACGTGAAGATCCTCACCAGCTGCCCGAGCTGCCTGCAGGGCCTGTCGCGCTACGGCAGCGACCTGAACAGCGGCCTGCTCGAGGCCGACTACATCGTGGTCGAGATGGCCAACAAGATCCTCGGCGCCGACTGGATGCCCGCGTACGTGGCGGCCGCGAACCAGGGTGGCATCGAACGGGTGCTGGTGTGA
- the ugpB gene encoding sn-glycerol-3-phosphate ABC transporter substrate-binding protein UgpB, producing MRFKTLAIASTLAAALAVPALAQAQTEIQWWHSMDGALNDWVNDLAKQFNESQKDYKVVPTYKGEYDQSMAAGIAAYRSGNAPDILQVFEVGTATMMYSKGAIKPVADVMKEGGQKFDPKAYIPAVAGYYTAPNGQMLSFPFNSSTTVFYYNKDAFKNAGLDPEKAPATWPEVVSAAAKLKASGNQCPFTTSWMSWAQLESFSAWHNTSYASKNNGFGGLDARLEFNSPLHVRHFENLSNMSKQGLFVYKGRASKPITSFTSGECAMFIGSSGSYASVKRDAKFKFAESALPYYPDVQGAPQNTIVGGASLWVMSGKPAANYKGVAAFFTFLSSPKVQSESHMRTGYLPITTAAYELTEKAGFYKENPGTDVAVNQMIKKTTDKSRGVRLGNLPQIRAIEDEETELIWTGKKTPKEALDSAVKRGNELLVKFQAANK from the coding sequence ATGCGCTTCAAGACGCTCGCCATCGCATCCACGCTGGCTGCCGCTCTGGCCGTGCCAGCCCTCGCCCAGGCCCAGACCGAGATCCAGTGGTGGCACTCGATGGACGGCGCCCTCAACGACTGGGTCAACGACCTCGCCAAGCAGTTCAACGAGAGCCAGAAGGACTACAAGGTCGTGCCCACCTACAAGGGCGAATACGACCAGTCGATGGCCGCCGGCATCGCGGCCTACCGCTCGGGCAACGCGCCCGACATCCTGCAGGTGTTCGAAGTGGGCACCGCCACCATGATGTATTCCAAGGGCGCCATCAAGCCCGTGGCCGACGTCATGAAGGAAGGCGGCCAGAAGTTCGACCCCAAGGCCTACATCCCCGCGGTGGCCGGCTACTACACCGCCCCCAACGGCCAGATGCTGTCGTTCCCGTTCAACAGCTCGACGACGGTGTTCTATTACAACAAGGACGCCTTCAAGAACGCCGGCCTCGACCCCGAGAAGGCACCCGCCACCTGGCCCGAAGTGGTCTCGGCGGCCGCCAAGCTCAAGGCCAGCGGCAACCAGTGCCCGTTCACCACCTCGTGGATGAGCTGGGCCCAGCTCGAGAGCTTCTCGGCCTGGCACAACACCTCGTACGCCTCGAAGAACAACGGCTTCGGCGGCCTCGATGCCCGCCTGGAATTCAACTCGCCGCTGCACGTGCGCCACTTCGAGAACCTGTCGAACATGTCGAAGCAGGGCCTGTTCGTCTACAAGGGCCGCGCCAGCAAGCCGATCACCTCGTTCACCTCGGGTGAATGCGCGATGTTCATCGGCTCGTCGGGCAGCTACGCCAGCGTGAAGCGCGACGCCAAGTTCAAGTTCGCCGAATCGGCGCTGCCCTACTACCCGGACGTGCAGGGCGCACCGCAGAACACGATCGTCGGCGGCGCCAGCCTGTGGGTGATGTCGGGCAAGCCGGCCGCCAACTACAAGGGCGTGGCCGCGTTCTTCACCTTCCTGTCGAGCCCCAAGGTGCAGTCGGAAAGCCACATGCGCACCGGCTACCTGCCGATCACCACGGCCGCCTACGAGCTGACCGAGAAGGCCGGCTTCTACAAGGAAAACCCGGGCACCGACGTCGCGGTGAACCAGATGATCAAGAAGACCACCGACAAGTCGCGTGGCGTGCGCCTGGGCAATCTGCCCCAGATCCGCGCCATCGAGGACGAGGAAACCGAGCTGATCTGGACCGGCAAGAAGACCCCGAAGGAAGCGCTGGACAGCGCCGTGAAGCGCGGAAACGAACTTTTGGTGAAATTCCAGGCCGCAAACAAGTAA
- the serA gene encoding phosphoglycerate dehydrogenase, which translates to MSSKTSLDKSKIKFLLLEGIHPSAVEVLHAAGYTNVESLPGALPDEQLKAKIADVHFLGIRSRTQLTAEVFAAAHKLVAAGCFCIGTNQVDLEAAREHGVAIFNAPYSNTRSVAELVLAEAILLLRGVPEKSAVAHRGGWLKSADNAFEIRGKTLGIVGYGSIGAQLSVLAEALGMHVAFYDVVTKLPLGNARQVRDLHQLLAQSDIVTLHVPETQATQWMIGAAEIAAMKPGSILINASRGTVVEIDALAGALKEKKLLGAAIDVFPVEPRSNKDEFQSPLRGLDNVILTPHIGGSTMEAQANIGLEVAEKLVKYSDNGTSTSSVNFPEVALPAHPGKHRLLHVHRNVPGVLSEINKIFSDNHINISSQFLQTNEKIGYVVMDIDAASSDLALEKLAKVQGTIRSRVLF; encoded by the coding sequence ATGAGCAGCAAGACCTCCCTCGACAAAAGCAAGATCAAGTTTCTTCTGCTCGAGGGTATCCACCCCTCGGCCGTGGAGGTGCTCCATGCGGCGGGCTACACCAACGTCGAGTCGCTGCCGGGCGCGCTGCCCGACGAGCAGCTCAAGGCCAAGATCGCCGACGTGCACTTCCTCGGCATCCGCTCGCGCACCCAGCTGACCGCCGAGGTGTTCGCGGCCGCCCACAAGCTGGTGGCCGCCGGCTGCTTCTGCATCGGCACCAACCAGGTCGACCTCGAGGCCGCGCGCGAGCATGGCGTGGCGATCTTCAACGCGCCTTACTCCAACACCCGCTCGGTCGCCGAGCTGGTGCTGGCCGAGGCGATCCTGCTGCTGCGCGGCGTGCCCGAGAAGAGCGCGGTGGCGCACCGCGGCGGCTGGCTCAAGTCGGCGGACAACGCCTTCGAGATCCGCGGCAAGACGCTGGGCATCGTGGGCTACGGCTCGATCGGCGCGCAGCTGTCGGTGCTGGCCGAGGCGCTCGGCATGCACGTGGCCTTCTACGACGTGGTCACCAAGCTGCCGCTGGGCAATGCGCGCCAGGTGCGCGACCTGCACCAGCTGCTGGCGCAGAGCGACATCGTGACCCTGCACGTGCCCGAGACGCAGGCCACGCAATGGATGATCGGCGCGGCCGAGATCGCGGCCATGAAGCCCGGTTCGATCCTGATCAACGCCTCGCGCGGCACCGTGGTCGAGATCGACGCGCTGGCTGGCGCGCTGAAGGAGAAGAAGCTGCTGGGCGCCGCCATCGACGTGTTCCCGGTCGAGCCGCGCAGCAACAAGGACGAGTTCCAGTCGCCGCTGCGCGGACTCGACAACGTGATCCTCACGCCCCACATCGGCGGCTCGACGATGGAGGCGCAGGCCAACATCGGCCTCGAGGTGGCCGAGAAGCTGGTCAAGTACAGCGACAACGGCACCTCGACTTCGTCGGTGAACTTCCCCGAGGTGGCGCTGCCCGCGCACCCGGGCAAGCATCGCCTGCTGCACGTGCACCGCAACGTGCCGGGCGTGCTGTCGGAGATCAACAAGATCTTCTCGGACAACCACATCAACATCTCCTCGCAGTTCCTGCAGACCAACGAGAAGATCGGCTACGTGGTGATGGACATCGACGCCGCCTCCTCGGACCTCGCGCTCGAGAAGCTCGCGAAGGTGCAGGGCACGATCCGCAGCCGCGTGCTGTTCTGA
- the ugpC gene encoding sn-glycerol-3-phosphate ABC transporter ATP-binding protein UgpC: MAAISLRNVIKRYGHGPKANQVIHGVSAEIADHEFVVIVGPSGCGKSTLLRMVAGLEEISAGEIAIGNRVVNQLEPSERDIAMVFQNYALYPHMTVFANMAYGLKIAKVPVAEIKVRVDKAAKILELGHLLERKPRELSGGQRQRVAMGRAIVRQPQVFLFDEPLSNLDAKLRAQTRLEIQKLHRELGITSLFVTHDQVEAMTLAQRIIVMNGGVMDQFATPEEVYSRPATTFVASFIGSPPMNLLRHAPGVRPGQILGIRPEHMALDESGWSVQVEQVELLGAERLVYGRIGDEQIIMRTDEADRPPMAGDTVKIAAREDKLHWFDAGSGKRTE; this comes from the coding sequence ATGGCTGCCATTTCCCTACGCAACGTCATCAAGCGCTACGGCCACGGGCCCAAGGCCAACCAGGTCATCCACGGCGTGAGCGCCGAGATCGCCGACCACGAGTTCGTCGTCATCGTGGGCCCTTCGGGCTGCGGCAAGTCCACGCTGCTGCGCATGGTGGCCGGCCTGGAGGAGATCTCCGCCGGCGAGATCGCCATCGGCAACCGGGTGGTGAACCAGCTCGAGCCCTCCGAGCGCGACATCGCGATGGTGTTCCAGAACTACGCGCTCTATCCGCACATGACGGTGTTCGCGAACATGGCCTACGGCCTGAAGATCGCGAAGGTGCCGGTGGCCGAGATCAAGGTGCGCGTGGACAAGGCCGCGAAGATCCTCGAACTGGGCCACCTGCTCGAGCGCAAGCCGCGCGAGCTCTCGGGCGGCCAGCGCCAGCGCGTGGCCATGGGCCGCGCGATCGTGCGCCAGCCGCAGGTGTTCCTGTTCGACGAACCGCTGTCGAACCTCGACGCCAAGCTGCGCGCCCAGACCCGCCTCGAGATCCAGAAGCTGCACCGCGAGCTCGGCATCACCTCGCTGTTCGTCACCCACGACCAGGTCGAGGCCATGACGCTGGCGCAACGCATCATCGTGATGAACGGCGGCGTGATGGACCAGTTCGCGACGCCCGAGGAGGTCTATTCGCGCCCCGCCACCACCTTCGTCGCGAGCTTCATCGGCTCGCCGCCGATGAACCTGCTGCGCCATGCGCCGGGCGTGCGGCCGGGCCAGATCCTGGGCATCCGCCCCGAGCACATGGCGCTCGACGAGAGCGGCTGGTCGGTGCAGGTCGAGCAGGTCGAACTGCTGGGCGCCGAGCGCCTGGTCTACGGCCGCATCGGCGACGAGCAGATCATCATGCGCACCGACGAGGCCGACCGGCCGCCGATGGCGGGCGACACGGTGAAGATCGCCGCGCGCGAGGACAAGCTCCACTGGTTCGACGCCGGTTCGGGCAAACGCACCGAATGA
- the ugpQ gene encoding glycerophosphodiester phosphodiesterase, with translation MSTPWPYPRWIAHRGAGKLAPENTLAAFRFGAAHGYRMFECDAKLSADGVVFLMHDATLERTTSGRGIGGQKPWRELAQLDAGGWHSRAFAGEPLPTLENLARFCLANGHLLNIEIKPTPGTERETGEAVARQAAALWRDAAVPPLLTSFQVDALKGAVAAAPELPRGLLLDTLWSGWLETARELGCVAIVCNHALWDAAVVAQVHGAGLRALSYTVNDDWAAQRLIELGTDGIITDRVDLFSPAR, from the coding sequence ATGAGCACGCCCTGGCCCTATCCGCGCTGGATCGCCCACCGCGGCGCCGGCAAGCTCGCGCCCGAGAACACGCTCGCGGCCTTCCGCTTCGGCGCCGCGCACGGCTATCGCATGTTCGAGTGCGATGCCAAGCTCAGCGCCGACGGCGTGGTGTTCCTGATGCACGACGCCACGCTCGAGCGCACCACCAGCGGCCGCGGCATCGGCGGCCAGAAGCCCTGGCGCGAACTCGCCCAGCTCGACGCGGGCGGCTGGCATTCGCGCGCCTTCGCGGGCGAACCGCTGCCCACGCTCGAGAACCTCGCGCGCTTCTGCCTGGCCAACGGCCACCTGCTGAACATCGAGATCAAGCCCACGCCGGGCACCGAGCGCGAAACCGGCGAGGCGGTGGCGCGGCAGGCCGCGGCGCTGTGGCGCGATGCGGCCGTTCCGCCGCTGCTGACCTCGTTCCAGGTCGATGCGCTGAAGGGCGCGGTCGCCGCGGCGCCCGAGCTGCCGCGCGGCCTGCTGCTCGACACGCTGTGGAGCGGCTGGCTCGAGACCGCGCGCGAACTCGGCTGCGTGGCCATCGTCTGCAACCACGCGCTGTGGGACGCCGCGGTGGTGGCGCAGGTGCACGGCGCCGGACTGCGCGCGCTGAGCTACACGGTCAACGACGACTGGGCCGCGCAGCGCCTGATCGAGCTGGGCACCGACGGCATCATCACCGACCGCGTCGATCTGTTCAGCCCCGCGCGCTGA
- the ugpE gene encoding sn-glycerol-3-phosphate ABC transporter permease UgpE: protein MVERRPSLGILAHVIMIIGVLLVMFPIYLAFIASTHTPQEIMQAPMPILPGSNFLETYKAALTGGGRTSANVSVARMIWVSTVITLVITFGKISISLLSAFAVVYFRFPLRGLCFWLIFITLMLPVEVRIGPTYQVVASLGMINSFAGLSIPLIASATATFLFRQFFLTVPDELVEAARVDGAGPMRFFKDILLPLSKTSIAALFVIQFIYGWNQYLWPLIAATSEDMYPIVVGIKAMIGNGESPVDWNVVMATAVLAMLPPAVVVVLMQKWFVKGLVDTDK, encoded by the coding sequence ATGGTTGAGCGCCGTCCCTCGCTGGGCATCCTCGCCCACGTGATCATGATCATCGGCGTCCTGCTGGTGATGTTCCCGATCTACCTGGCCTTCATCGCCTCCACCCATACGCCGCAGGAGATCATGCAGGCGCCGATGCCGATCCTGCCCGGCAGCAACTTCCTGGAAACCTACAAGGCGGCGCTGACCGGCGGCGGGCGCACCAGCGCCAACGTGTCGGTCGCGCGGATGATCTGGGTGAGCACGGTCATCACGCTCGTCATCACCTTCGGCAAGATCAGCATCTCGCTGCTGTCGGCCTTCGCGGTGGTGTATTTCCGCTTCCCGCTGCGCGGCCTGTGCTTCTGGCTGATCTTCATCACGCTGATGCTGCCGGTCGAGGTGCGCATCGGCCCGACCTACCAGGTCGTGGCCAGCCTCGGCATGATCAACAGCTTCGCCGGCCTCTCGATACCGCTGATCGCGTCGGCGACCGCCACCTTCCTGTTCCGGCAGTTCTTCCTGACGGTGCCCGACGAGCTGGTCGAGGCCGCGCGCGTCGATGGCGCCGGGCCGATGCGCTTCTTCAAGGACATCCTGCTGCCGCTGTCGAAGACCAGTATCGCGGCGCTGTTCGTGATCCAGTTCATCTACGGCTGGAACCAGTACCTGTGGCCGCTGATCGCCGCCACCAGCGAGGACATGTACCCGATCGTCGTCGGCATCAAGGCCATGATCGGCAACGGCGAGTCGCCCGTCGACTGGAACGTGGTGATGGCCACCGCCGTACTGGCCATGCTGCCGCCCGCGGTGGTCGTGGTGCTGATGCAGAAGTGGTTCGTCAAGGGCCTGGTCGATACCGACAAATAA